GGTGGGAGACGTGAGCGACGATACTGGTTTCGAAGCGGAGAGCGACAGCGACGGCTTCGGCGACGTGACCGAGGCCGAGCTTCGAGCGGCCTTCGAATCGACGGAGTACGTCGCCGAAGACGACATCGTGACGACGGTCCTGCTTTCGCTCCGACTCGGTCGCCCGCTGCTCGTCGAGGGCGATCCCGGCGCGGGCAAGACCGAACTCGCGAAAGTGCTCGCGGACGGGTTCCACACCGACCTCATACGGCTGCAGTGTTACGAGGGCCTAGCCGCTGAGAACGCGCTCTACGAGTGGAACTACACGAAGCAGTTACTCGCTGTGCAGGCCGACGAGGCCGGCGTCGACGGGAGTTCGTCGGTGTTCACCGAGGAGTACCTGTTGGAACGCCCGCTGTTACAGGCGCTCTCGAGCGAGGGCGAGCGTCCCCCGGTCTTGCTCATCGACGAGGTCGACAGAGCCGACGAGGAGTTCGAAGCGCTGTTGCTCGAGGTGCTGTCTGACTTTCAGGTGTCGATCCCCGAACTGGGGACCGTACAGGCGACGACGCCGCCTATCGTCGTCATCACCTCGAACCGCACGCGGGGGTTGAGCGACGCGCTGAAACGGCGCTGTCTGTACCTGCACCTCGAGCCGCCGGACTTCGAGAAGGAGCGGGCGATCGTCGAGCGGAAAGTCCCCGAACTGGACGGCGCCGTCGCGACGGAGCTGTGTGCGATTACCCAGCGACTTCGGGAGGAGCCGTTCCGCAAACAGCCGGGCGTCGCGGAGACGCTCGACTGGGCGCGGGCGGTCGCGCAACTACGGGCCGAAGACGGTGACGAACCGCTCTCGACGGTCGACATCGAGCGGACGATCGGCTGCCTGCTGAAAGAGGTCGCGGATGTTCAGCGGGTCGACGAAGGGTTGCTCGAGGCGCTCGCCGAGGCTGCCCGAACTGCGCGGGCCGAAGAGTGACTATGTATGAGAACGGCGATCACGACAACATCCCGGACATCGCCGGCGTTCGAGACGAAGTGGTAGACGCGCTCGTGACGTTCGCCCGCACGCTCAGGCGAGCGGGCGTCGAGGTCTCCGCGAACGCCGCCGTGGTCGGCGCGCGGGCGCTGGTCACCGTCGGCTTCGACGACGAGGCCCGGGCCCGCGCGGCGCTTCGAGCGGCGATCGTCACCCGCCAGGGCGACGTCGAGACCTTCGATCGCATGTTCTCGGAGTTCTGGCGGCGGCTCGACGCGTCGCTGCAGACCGACGAGGGTGGGGCGGGCGGCGCGAGGGGAATCGACGACGATCTCGACGGCGCGCTCGCCCCGCTCGCCGAAGCGAGCGGGACGCCGGCCGAGATCGAACTCGAGGACGAAACGGAATCGTCGGACGAGCGGGCGAGCGGGAGAGACACCGCGCTCGTCTCGAGCGCGCTCGCCGCCGGTCCGGCCGACGAGGGGAACGGCGAGGCGGCGGCGGCGACCTACAGCCCCGCCGGGCGGCCGGAGACGGTGACGGTCGAGGGGAGCGGACTCCGCGAGGAAGATTCGACGCTCGAGGACGCCGTCGACCGACTGGTGGGAGCGCTCGCGACCCTGCGCGGTCGACGGTGGGAGCGAGGCCAGCGGGGTCGGCGTCCGGACGCGCGACGCGCCCTCCGTCGGAGCGTCGCGACCGGCGGGGCGATCGCCTCGATGCCCGGGCGAACGCGCCGGGAGCGGGGAGTGCGCGTGCTCGCCCTCGTCGACGTCTCCCGATCGGTGTTGGACGCGGTCGACCGGGCGTTCCTCCTGCGATTCCTCCGGACGCTCGCGTCGCGGGTCCGGCAGGACCGGGTGTTCTTCTTCGACAGCGAGATCCGCGACGTGACGGCCGCGTTCGACGCGCCGACGGTCGCCGACGCCCTCGCCGAACTCGAGCGCTCCGAAACCAGTTGGGGTGGCGGGACCCGCATCGGCCACGCCGTGGGAACGATACGGACCGATCACCGCGACGCCGTCGATCGGCGGACGGTCGTGTTCGTCGTGAGCGACGGCCTCGAGACGGGCGACGTGGGCGACCTCGAGCGCGACGCGGCGTGGCTCTCGGCCCAGGCTCGAGCGGTCCTGTGGCTGAACCCGCTGGCTGCCAGCCCGGCCTACGAGCCGGCGGCGGCGGGAATGGCGGCTGCGCTTCCGTTCGTCGACGGCCTCTTCGCGTTCACCGACGCGGACGACGTCGCGGAACTGGCGCGACAACTCGATCAGTACGACGCTGGGAGCCCCATCGGGTACAGATACGATCCGCGGCGGCCGTGATTCCGGTGAAGACGAGCGATCACTCGAGCGCCTCGAGGCGACGCTGTCACGCTCCAGGCAGCCGTCCTTCGAGTCATACCCCCAACAACTATCAACAATCACGTGGATGCAGGGAGTACGACGGATGGCAGTACTTGACATGACCCTCCTCACCGTGTTAGCAGTTCTGATCGGATTAGTGACGACCTGTCTCGCCTGTCTGGAACGCACACAGGTGCGACGGGCATGGGATGAACTCGGGCAGCGCCTTCGAGGTGTGGCCCCCTACCTCGGTGTCGCCGCGCTGTTTTTCGTCCTCAAGCGTTGGACACACGAACAGAGCGTGCAAATCTCCCGCGAGCTCGACTGGGATCTCACCGCCGAAATATACGCAATCGAGGGCGAGTTCGTCGCCGTGATGCAAAACACCATCCCGGACGAAACGATCGCGTTCTTCTCCGCGATGTACATGTTCGGGTTCCCGTTCCTGCTCGTCACGGCTCCGATACTGTACCTCCTGGCATCCTCACAGCGCCGCCTGAAGGAACTGCTCATCGCGTACGTTCTCAACTACGTCATCGGAACGCTCTTTTACACGCTGTTTGTGGTGTACGGGCCGCGGAACCATCTCTCGAGCGTCAGCGGGCTGATGTACGACTTCTACCCGCAGACGCAGGATCTGACCGCGGCCGTCTCGTCGAACACGAACGTGTTCCCGTCGCTGCACACGTCGCTCGCGATCGTCGTGTTGATGCTGGCCTGGCGGAGTCGTCGGGAGTACCCCCGATGGCTCGGGATCTCGGGCTTCGTGGTCTCGTGCGTCGTTATCTCGACGATGTACCTCGGCATTCACTGGGTGGTCGACGTCGTCGCCGGCGTCGTCCTCGGCGTCGGGAGCGTCTACATGGCTGACTGGATCGTCGACCGTATGGAGCGGGGACTCGGGCAGTCGTCGGGACTCGAGGAAGAAAGCGTGTCCTCGGAGGTGAGCGACTGAGCGGCGACGCTCGAGTCTCCGCCCGTTCTCAGGAACTATCGCCGCTCGCGAGTCGCGGCCCGAGGACGGAAGTGATTGTGCAGAACTCAGCGAGCCGTCAGAAAGTTCGATCCGCTCGGTACGCGAACAATGCGGTGTGGGCTGATCGATTACGAATCGACGTCTTCTGGCTCGTCCTTTCCGAAGACCATCTCTCGCGCAGAGAGTTGGTAATTCTGTTCCTGATACGTGCGCTCGACGGCCTGGAAGTAGTTGACGACCGTGACGAGCACGACGCCGCCCACGGTGTTTCCGAGGAGGACGGGGAGAACGAACTCCGTCGCGCCCGTGAGAAGCACTTCTTTACCTCGGAAGACCAGAAACATGAGTTCGGTCGAGGAGACGACGACGTGATAGAGATTGCCGAGCGGGATCGCGAGGAACGCGATGTACACCATCACGAGCCGAGAGATGGTGTCCTGTGAGGCGTAATCGATCCAGACGACGCCCGCCACGATCAGGCCGGCAAAGGCCCCCTTGAAAAACAGCGACCAGCTACCCGTTTGGATACCGGTTTCAGAAATAGCGACCGCGGTCTTCATCACGTCATTCGAAAAGACGCCCGTCGTCGCGAGGACGAGCGCACCGAGGCTTCCGCCGAGAAGGTTCCCGACGAACACGACCGACCAGATGCCAAACAACGCCGGAATACTTGCCAATCGCTCGAGGACGAGCGCGACCGGCGGGAGCGTGTTCTCGGTATAGAGTTGGTAATCCCCGAGAATAATGTAGATGAACCCGAGCGGATACAAAAGCGCCCCGACGATCGGTGCGCCCTCGCTCGCGTGAGTCACCGACACGTACAGCATGAACGTCACCGTGATCGCGAATCCGGCGGCCAGCGCGCTGAAAAACAGCTCTCGAGTGCCGGTCGAGATCTCCTCGTCCGCGGCGGCGACGATTCGGTGAAAGATTTCATCGGCGGAGAACCGATCGCGAACGACCGCGCCCGCCGCGGGCGCACCGCTTCGAGACTGTTCGACGACGTCACGAACCGACTCGTCCCCGGGCGGTCCCTCGCTCTGTACGTCGCCATTTCCGGTCTCGTCGGTCGACTCGCCGTGAGTCGACTCGGTCGAGACCGGTTCGCTCGAGTTCATGGTGGCGAATTCGAGAAGGGGCGAATAAAAGCATCGGCATCTGTCGACCGTAGCGTACAGCGTGTGATTTCTGATGCCAAGCGAAACCTTTGGTGCGAAGCGAAACGGTTTGGACCAGTTGAGTGGAAGTCCATGGTTCGAACATCGGATCGGTCGATCATTCGAGGACTGGCGGCTCAGTGAATCCGATTCGTGAGACATAGATTCAGCTAAGTCGGTCTCGTCGAGGCTCTATCTACGTACCCTAGCTAAATATAGATATATAGCTATCATAGTAGGGTACTTATTTAGCAACTAGCGATGATTCAGTGATGTCGAAAGACACCACTGGGACGTCGTTCGGAATCGAACGGCGAAAATTTTTGGCCGGTGCAAGTCTCGCGGGCGTAACGGGGCTGTCCGGTTGTATTGGAACGTTTGCTGGCGCGGCAAAGGAGGTGAGAATTGCTGGAAGTTCGACCGTGTTCCCGATTACCTCGGTGATTTCGTCATCGTTTACCGAGGATCGAAACGACGTGTCCGTCTCGATTAGTATGACGGGAACAGGGGGTGGGTTCTCGAACTTCTTTTGTCCCAATATGACGGACATCAACAATGCAAGCCGCCAAATCGCCGAGGCAGATATAGAACAATGCTCCGAAAACAGCGTCGATCCGGTCGAGTTCACGGTCGCGACGGACGCGTTGACGGTGGTTGTCCACCCCGAAGCCGACTGGATCGACTGCGTGACCGTCGAAGAACTCCGCGAACTCTGGCGTGACGGCGGTGCCCAGCGCTGGAGCGACGTTCGCGATGAATGGCCCGACGAAGAGATCGAGTTCTTCGGCTCCTCGACGACATCAGGGACGCACGAATACTTCGTCGAAGCGATTCTCGGTGAGGACGACACCCACCGGACGGACTACAGGGGTACTGAGCGCGACCGTTCGATCGTCCAGGGTGTGCGGGGTAGCAAATTTTCCATCGGATACTTCGGATTTGCTTACTACAGCGAAAACCCCGACCAGATCAAAGCACTCGGCATCGATGACGGCGATGGCTGTACCAAGCCGTCACTCGAGAACGCAAAGAATGGCAGCTACAAACCGCTTGCGCGAAATCTCTACATCTACGTTGCGAAAGAATCGCTCAAACGGCCCGAAGTCCAAGATTTCGTTCGATATTACCTAGAGCGCTCGTCGACGGATCTCGTCACCGAGGTCGGATACGTCCCGGTCACGGAGGACGTTCGCGACGATAACCTGGCGAAACTCGAAGACGCCATCGACGAGGTGACTGCCTAATGAGCGCACAAGACATCGTTCAAGAGGATACTCGTTCGATTCGCGGAATCGCGTTCAAATACGTCTTCGCAGTGTGTGCGTTCCTCTCGATTCTGACTACCATCGCGATCGTCATCACGCTGCTGATCGACGCCGTGGACTTCTTTGCGGCCGTTCCGCCCCTCGAATTCTTCACGGAGACGGAATGGATACCCGCAGAGGGTACCTACGGCATCTGGCCACTAATTTCCGGAACGATTACGATCACGATCGGCTCGGCATTAATCGCGCTCCCGATCGGGCTACTCACGGCTATTTATCTCAGTGAGTACGCCTCTGATCGCCGTCGAGCATACCTCAAACCCGCACTCGAGGTACTTGCAGGTGTCCCGACGGTCGTCTACGGCTATTTCGCGTTGGTGTATATCACACCCGTGTTTGACCGATTCCTCCCGATCGGGACGTTCAATGCGCTGTCGGCATCGATTATGGTCGGTATCATGATTATCCCGATGGTCTCCTCGATCAGCGAGGACGCAATGAGTTCGGTTCCCGACTCGTTGCGGCAGGCGAGTTACGGCCTCGGGGCGACGAAGTTCACCGTTTCGACATCAGTCGTCGTTCCGGCGGCACTCTCGGGGATTCTTTCGTCGTACATTTTAGCGCTCTCTCGAGCTATCGGCGAAACGATGATTGTGGCGGTCGCCGCGGGTCAGACGCCACGAATGGCCGATCTGACCAATCCAGCCGGTATGTTCCTCGAGTCGGTACAGACGATGACAGCAGCAATGGTTCAGATCGGGGCCAGCGACGTTGTCGGCCAGTCGACTGAGTACAAGAGCCTCTTCGCGATCGGATTGACGCTGTTCGTCATCACGTTTGCGATGAATGTCTTTAGCGAGTGGGTTTCCTCTCGCTATAGGGAGGTGTATCGCTAATGTCGACTGACACCGACCACACCGACTCCGGCCACTCTGGATTCGGTCGCGTCAGTCGGACGAAAGACGTGGCATTCCGATGGCTCACGTTCGGAGCGGCGCTCTTCGGTATCCTCGCACTCGCAGTGTTACTGGCGAACGTCGCCGTCGATGCCGTTGGTTGGTTAGACTGGGGCTTCCTCACCGGGATGCCGAGCTTCAGTAACCCGTATCAGGCTGGCTTCTTCCCAGCTATCATCGGTTCGATTGCACTGATGGTCCTGATTGCAGTGATCACGTTCCCGCTCGGCGTCGGCGCGGCGATCTACCTCGAGGAGTACGCGAGCGACGGGTACCTGACACAGTTCATTCAGCTAAACATTTCCAATCTGGCTGGCGTTCCATCGGTCGTCTACGGGCTGCTCGGACTCGGTCTGTTCGTCGGCCTCTTGAACATCGGATTCGGGACATTGCTCGTCGCGGGCTTTACCGTTTCCTTGCTCATCCTGCCGATCGTCATCATCTCAGCACAGGAGGCCATCCGATCGGTTCCGGATTCCCAGCGCCAGGCCAGCTACGGAATGGGAGCCACGAAGTGGCAGACGATCCGTAACGTCGTCTTGCCACGAGCAATACCCGGGATTCTCACGGGGACGATCCTCGCGCTCGGCCGAGCGATCGGCGAGACAGCACCGCTCATCATGATCGGTGCACCGACGGCCGTCTTCGGCATGCCGAACAGCCTCCTCAGCAAGATCAGCGCGATGCCCATGCAGATCTACACGTGGGCTGACCAGCCCGAAATGGAGTTCCAGTACGGCGTCGTCGCAGCGGGCGTGGTGACGCTGTTAGTGATCCTCCTTTCGATCAACTCGATCGCAATTCTCATTCGAAACCGATACCAACAGAGGGATTCATAATGACACAAGATTCAACCACTTCCACGGAAAACGAACAGCTCGACGGTCAGCAAGCCACACCAACGCCGGGAACCGATGGTCTCGGCGAGGAAGCGGACGAGCCGAGTCAGGGGACCGACACCGAACGAGTACTCCTCGAGGCACGCGACCTCGACGTCTACTACGGCGACGATCAGGCGTTGCAAAGCGTCGACCTGCCGATTCCGGAAAAGCAGGTAACCGCGCTGATCGGTCCGTCGGGATGTGGCAAGTCGACGTTCCTGCGGTCGGTCAACCGAATGAACGACCTAATCGACATCTGTCGAGTCGAGGGCGACCTCGAGTTCGACGGCAAGAACGTCTACGACGACGACGTCGATCCGGTCGCGCTCCGGCGGAAGATCGGCATGGTGTTCCAACAGCCCAACCCCTTCCCCAAATCGATCTACGACAACGTCGCCTACGGCCTCCGAGTGCAGGGCGAAGACGACGGCGACGTAGACGAGCAGGTCCAAAACGCACTCGAGCAAGCGGCACTCTGGGACGAGGTGAAAGACCAGCTCGACTCGTCGGGGCTCGATCTCTCTGGCGGGCAACAACAGCGCCTCTGTATCGCTCGTGCGATCGCCCCTGACCCGGAGGTTATTCTGATGGACGAGCCCGCGAGCGCGCTCGACCCGGTCGCGACCTCGAAGATCGAGGACCTCATCAGCGATCTCGCAGAGGACTACACCGTCGTCATCGTCACCCACAACATGCAACAAGCCGCGCGGATCTCCGATCGGACGGCGGTCTTCCTGACGGGCGGGAACCTCGTCGAGTTCGACGAGACCGCGAAAATCTTCGAGAACCCCGAGAGCGACCGCGTCGAGGATTACATCACCGGCAAGTTCGGCTAGTCGCGTCGAAGAGTGCTCGAAGGGAATCCCGACTCACTGGCGGGAGACTGGTCACAAAATACTAGTGTGGGACACGGAATCATAGGGTGAGCCGATGGAATCACCCGAACTCGCCGCGGTAACCGTCTTTACCGTCGGCACGCTCGTCGCCTGGTCACCGCTTCTGAGCATCGAACGCCTCCGTGCGCTGTTTTCCGCTCCGACTGCGTATTTCCCGCTCAACTACGCTATTGTCGGCTGTGGCCTCTGCGTGATCCAGTGTATCTCCTATCTCGGTGTCCTCGTTCTCACCGTGGGAACCGACATGGTCACCGGCAGCGACGTCGCGACGATACTCGGCGGCGTTTTCGCGGTGAACCTCCTGGTTCCAACCGTCGGAGCGCTCGTCGCGGTCTCTGTGCTGTCCCCTCGGGGGCACTGGTCACCCGACGGAACCGGGATAGGCGGACGAATCGCGCTCGCGCTCGGCGTACTCTGGTACGCGGTCGTCACCTCCGCGCTCTTCGTTCTGATCGGATTCGCTGTCGTGGTCACGAACCTCCCGACGTGATACAGAGCGGGTGAAACTCCTCGCGGCTGGGAACGTGACCATCATTTATGTGTATTTCTCGAGGATATAGAGACGATGTACGATCGAGTTTTACTCCCGACCGACATGAGCCCCGGCGTCGACCGAGCGATCGAGCACGCAATCGACGCCGCAGAGCGGTACGACGCCGAGTTGCACGTGCTGTACGTCGTCGACGCCGACGCCTACAGTTCCTATCCGGACGACGAGTACGTCCACGAGTTCGAAGGCCTCGAGCACGCGCTCGAGCAGGCCGGTCGCGACGCGGTCGAGTCGATACTCGACCGGGCGTCCGCCGCTGGGATCGAGACCGAAAGTGCGATCCGACACGGGATTCCACACGAGGAGATCCTCGAGTACGCAGACGAGGGCGGAACTGACCTCACGATCGTCGGGACCAAGAACCGATCGGGAGACTACCGCCGACTGCTCGGCAGCGTCGCCGAACGCGTGACTCGACTCTCGGACGACCCCGTTACCATCGTGAAGACGCCCGTCGACGAGAAGTGACTAGCGCGACGATCTCGAGATCGATACGTCAGAGTGGACAAAATATTTATCAGTTCCCGAGAGACTCGAGCGTGTATGGTACACTGCCCTGAATGCGAGAACGAGATCACCGACGAATCGGACGTCGAGTTCAACGACCTGGATTCGAAGATGGAGGGACTCTTTCGGTCTTCCAAGCGCTTCTACGTGGTCGGCTGTAACAACTGCGGTGCGGCGATCGGCAGCGGCGTCGCCGGTGGCGGCGGCTAATACGGACGCCTCGAGCGAGCGAACCAGAATCGTCTGCGGTCTCGAGGATTGATCTGACGAGTTGCTACGAGTACGTGCTCAACTCTGTCACATGCCACTGTGGTCCGCTATCCCTCCTACTGGAACCGTAGGACACCGAGTGGCCCCGACGGTGTCATAGAACGGTCCGCATACCTTCTTCGCGACTACCCGACGAACCAGAATCGTCGCTGGTACCCTCAGTGGCCCCCGGAAACGAGATGGAGGCCGACGATACCGACGAGGATCACGCTGATAAAGCCGACTCGAGCGAGCGTCGCAGGTTCGTCGAACAGGACGATCCCGAGCGACGCGGTCCCGACGGCACCGATACCGGTCCAGACGGCGTACGCCGTGCCGATAGGGAGGTCCTTGACGGCCTGTGCGAGCAGGACCATACTGATAACGAGGGCGGCGACGGTGCCGAGCGTCGGCACCGGCTTCGAGAGTCCGTCCGAATACTCGAGTCCGATCGCCCATCCGATCTCGAACAGGCCGGCCAATAGCAGAAGATACCACGACATCCTGGCTCTCGGCTACTCGTTCACCCGAACTATAGCTTCTGTTATCGACCGACTCGTGGAAGTCGTTGATCGAACCCAGTGGTAGTCGCTCTTTCGGTGTCGGTCTGCACTGGCAACCGAGAGTGTCGAATCGACCGCAAGCAACGGACTTCGACGGGGCTCGAAACCTGAGATCGATACGAACCGTCCACAGCAGGCCTCGTCGTTTTTATGACTGGGGGACTTCTCGAGACACATGGCATCCGAGAGTTTCAACGAGAGCACCACGTTCGAGATCGGTGGCGACCTCACGATCAATCGATTGGGATTCGGAGCGATGCGGATTACAGGCGATGAGATCATCGGTCCCCCCGAGGACGAGCAGGCGGCGAAAGAGGTCGTCCGCCGCGCCACCGAGATCGGGGTTGATTTCTTCGACACCGCAGACTCCTACGGCCCGGGGGTCAGCGAGCGACTCCTCGGCGAGGCACTCGAGAGCGGCGACGACGTGGTCGTCGCGTCGAAAGCCGGGTTGCTCCGACACCGCAACGGAGACTGGCTTCCCCACGGAGACCCGGACTACCTGAAAAATCAGGTTCTGTGTAGTCTCGACAGGCTCCAGACCGATTCGATCGACCTGTACCAGTATCACCGACCGGACCCCGAGACCGACTTCGAGGCGTCGGTCCACGCGTTCGCCGAGATGAAAGACGCGGGTCAAATCGACCACGTCGGCCTGTCGAACGTCTCCGTGGAGCAACTCGAAACCGCGATGGACATCGTCGACATCGCGACGGTCCAGAACGAGTACAACGTCGGTAACCGGGACGACGAGGACGTTCTTCAGGCGTGCGAGGAGAACGGGATCGGGTTCATCCCCTGGGGGCCGATGTACGCGATCGACGAGGACGACGTCGCCGACGTGCTCGAGGACGTCGCCGAGACCCGCGACGCAACTTCCCGCCAGGTCGCGCTTGCCTGGTTGCTCCACCACTCGGACGTGACACTGCCGATCCCCGGCACCTCGAGCGTCGAGCACCTCGAATCGAACGTCGCCGCCTCGCAGCTATCGCTGACCGACGACGATCTAGCCGCCCTGAACGATATCGACCCACAGAACTGACCTGCAGTACAGTCGCGGACGGACTCGAGCGTTCTCGTTCAAGTCGTTCTTGTCTACGCTATACCAAAATCACTCAAGCTACTGTTGTATAGCGATCCACCAAAGCCCTCGAGAAAATCTCCGTCCAACTCTCTCGCCCTGGGCGTCTTCGCTCTCGAGTCCGATCGGATCGATGCACGATACAGGGCCGGGCCCGTATCCGGCCATAATCGGCACCTGACTCGAGTAGAGGACATACCATCAGTAATACTAACATTATTGTTGGGAGACGTATTAGAACTATCAAAGGTGGGTGAAGAGAAGATGGGGAGCGAAGACACATACAAAACAGTACACGGGGCGTTGAATCGACTCGATGAATTAACCGATCCAATCCGGTTAGATCGGGATAAGCACGAAATCGATGCGTATCTGTTCGCCATAGAAAGTATGGCTAAAACCGCCATGAAGAAAGACGACCTCCGAGAAGCGCATCGGCTGCTCGACCTCCGAGACAGCATCGACGTTTCCGACGAGGAGGGACAGATCGTCGAGGTTCCTCGGTCCGATGCTCTCCGGCTGTCGGTGACGCTCCATTCGTACCGCGAGAAGCTTCTGGACGACGGTGATGAGGTCAGTGCGTCGGACGTGGAGCAATCGGCCGCCATCATCGATCGGAAGCTCGAGCAGAAGTCCGGCGAGACGGAGAGAGAAGAGCAATAGGACATCCTTACAGTTGGTAGATCGTCGAGTGAACTGACTCACACATCGCTCGCTGCCGGTATCGAGGGCCATCGATTACGCATATAACGCGCGGATCGATGGGTCGAAACCCCTAGTGCTTGATCAGTGATCGTACACTCTCTTCGCAGAGTTTTCGCGAAATTTCAGCCAGTCATAGCCTTTCTCGCCAGCCGAGCTGTGTGTCGTGGCGTTTCTCGGTCGTACTTCCAATTCCCTATTCTGACGGTCGAAGCCGACGCTATCCAGCAGTTCACCAAGATCCTGATTTCTATAATCGGTTGCTTTTGCTCTGTGTATAGTCCTCTCAAGGGAGTGAGTACGGGTTGTGCATTCAGAAAATCCGATCGCACTGGTCTTGATAGAGAGCCAACACGACCCAAAAACATCAAAGTCATACTGCTTGGATCTCAAAAATGTCACCCAGTGAGATCTTCATTGCTGAAAATAGCCGTGATTGCTATGGGAATGTTGCTATTAGTATTCGCTTACAGTTATGGAATAACCACTTGTACAGCAGTTAGTAGTGGTGGAGAAATAGCCCAGCAACAGTGTACCACGAACCAGCTACATCAGTTAGGAGCTGGAGTTCTTCTTGCTGGAGGGGTGGGGCTCATCATGTTTGGGGCTTGGAACGAGATAAAGACCGTCTACCGGGCTCTTAATTAGTAAAGGAAATTGGCAGATTGGGACGCTATATCCCCGTTCATCAGTGAGAAGAGCCGCGGTCGCGACAGCGAACCGTGACTCTTGCAGTTATCAGTGGATAGTAGCGCGATTTCTTCATTCAGATATGTGATTGAATATAAACCAGGTAATTCGGCAACTACGTGTACGTACTTATCGAAAATAATTACATAGAAACGGCTAATGTTATGCTATGGACGATACTCGGATTATTCAGGTGGCAACTCTCTGGTTTGTTGTCCTCATCTACATACAGACAGGCTCTGGTGGCGGTGGCGCAATTAATATGGCCATCGGGTTCATTGCTCTTCTCCTCATGTATATTCTTCCGCTCACTCTCGTTATTTTTGTCATCCTACAACTCATCGATAGATAGACCACCTCTACTTACCGTGATTTTCACGCCTAACTCTGAATAAAGAAA
The sequence above is drawn from the Halostagnicola kamekurae genome and encodes:
- a CDS encoding AAA family ATPase, which gives rise to MSDDTGFEAESDSDGFGDVTEAELRAAFESTEYVAEDDIVTTVLLSLRLGRPLLVEGDPGAGKTELAKVLADGFHTDLIRLQCYEGLAAENALYEWNYTKQLLAVQADEAGVDGSSSVFTEEYLLERPLLQALSSEGERPPVLLIDEVDRADEEFEALLLEVLSDFQVSIPELGTVQATTPPIVVITSNRTRGLSDALKRRCLYLHLEPPDFEKERAIVERKVPELDGAVATELCAITQRLREEPFRKQPGVAETLDWARAVAQLRAEDGDEPLSTVDIERTIGCLLKEVADVQRVDEGLLEALAEAARTARAEE
- a CDS encoding VWA domain-containing protein; this translates as MYENGDHDNIPDIAGVRDEVVDALVTFARTLRRAGVEVSANAAVVGARALVTVGFDDEARARAALRAAIVTRQGDVETFDRMFSEFWRRLDASLQTDEGGAGGARGIDDDLDGALAPLAEASGTPAEIELEDETESSDERASGRDTALVSSALAAGPADEGNGEAAAATYSPAGRPETVTVEGSGLREEDSTLEDAVDRLVGALATLRGRRWERGQRGRRPDARRALRRSVATGGAIASMPGRTRRERGVRVLALVDVSRSVLDAVDRAFLLRFLRTLASRVRQDRVFFFDSEIRDVTAAFDAPTVADALAELERSETSWGGGTRIGHAVGTIRTDHRDAVDRRTVVFVVSDGLETGDVGDLERDAAWLSAQARAVLWLNPLAASPAYEPAAAGMAAALPFVDGLFAFTDADDVAELARQLDQYDAGSPIGYRYDPRRP
- a CDS encoding phosphatase PAP2 family protein, coding for MAVLDMTLLTVLAVLIGLVTTCLACLERTQVRRAWDELGQRLRGVAPYLGVAALFFVLKRWTHEQSVQISRELDWDLTAEIYAIEGEFVAVMQNTIPDETIAFFSAMYMFGFPFLLVTAPILYLLASSQRRLKELLIAYVLNYVIGTLFYTLFVVYGPRNHLSSVSGLMYDFYPQTQDLTAAVSSNTNVFPSLHTSLAIVVLMLAWRSRREYPRWLGISGFVVSCVVISTMYLGIHWVVDVVAGVVLGVGSVYMADWIVDRMERGLGQSSGLEEESVSSEVSD
- a CDS encoding PstS family phosphate ABC transporter substrate-binding protein; translation: MSKDTTGTSFGIERRKFLAGASLAGVTGLSGCIGTFAGAAKEVRIAGSSTVFPITSVISSSFTEDRNDVSVSISMTGTGGGFSNFFCPNMTDINNASRQIAEADIEQCSENSVDPVEFTVATDALTVVVHPEADWIDCVTVEELRELWRDGGAQRWSDVRDEWPDEEIEFFGSSTTSGTHEYFVEAILGEDDTHRTDYRGTERDRSIVQGVRGSKFSIGYFGFAYYSENPDQIKALGIDDGDGCTKPSLENAKNGSYKPLARNLYIYVAKESLKRPEVQDFVRYYLERSSTDLVTEVGYVPVTEDVRDDNLAKLEDAIDEVTA
- the pstC gene encoding phosphate ABC transporter permease subunit PstC; amino-acid sequence: MSAQDIVQEDTRSIRGIAFKYVFAVCAFLSILTTIAIVITLLIDAVDFFAAVPPLEFFTETEWIPAEGTYGIWPLISGTITITIGSALIALPIGLLTAIYLSEYASDRRRAYLKPALEVLAGVPTVVYGYFALVYITPVFDRFLPIGTFNALSASIMVGIMIIPMVSSISEDAMSSVPDSLRQASYGLGATKFTVSTSVVVPAALSGILSSYILALSRAIGETMIVAVAAGQTPRMADLTNPAGMFLESVQTMTAAMVQIGASDVVGQSTEYKSLFAIGLTLFVITFAMNVFSEWVSSRYREVYR
- the pstA gene encoding phosphate ABC transporter permease PstA produces the protein MSTDTDHTDSGHSGFGRVSRTKDVAFRWLTFGAALFGILALAVLLANVAVDAVGWLDWGFLTGMPSFSNPYQAGFFPAIIGSIALMVLIAVITFPLGVGAAIYLEEYASDGYLTQFIQLNISNLAGVPSVVYGLLGLGLFVGLLNIGFGTLLVAGFTVSLLILPIVIISAQEAIRSVPDSQRQASYGMGATKWQTIRNVVLPRAIPGILTGTILALGRAIGETAPLIMIGAPTAVFGMPNSLLSKISAMPMQIYTWADQPEMEFQYGVVAAGVVTLLVILLSINSIAILIRNRYQQRDS
- the pstB gene encoding phosphate ABC transporter ATP-binding protein PstB, translated to MTQDSTTSTENEQLDGQQATPTPGTDGLGEEADEPSQGTDTERVLLEARDLDVYYGDDQALQSVDLPIPEKQVTALIGPSGCGKSTFLRSVNRMNDLIDICRVEGDLEFDGKNVYDDDVDPVALRRKIGMVFQQPNPFPKSIYDNVAYGLRVQGEDDGDVDEQVQNALEQAALWDEVKDQLDSSGLDLSGGQQQRLCIARAIAPDPEVILMDEPASALDPVATSKIEDLISDLAEDYTVVIVTHNMQQAARISDRTAVFLTGGNLVEFDETAKIFENPESDRVEDYITGKFG
- a CDS encoding universal stress protein — translated: MYDRVLLPTDMSPGVDRAIEHAIDAAERYDAELHVLYVVDADAYSSYPDDEYVHEFEGLEHALEQAGRDAVESILDRASAAGIETESAIRHGIPHEEILEYADEGGTDLTIVGTKNRSGDYRRLLGSVAERVTRLSDDPVTIVKTPVDEK